TCGTCCGCGAACGGACGGGAGTCAACCAGATGCGTCAAGACGCGGGCCTGAATAAACCCGCGCCTTTCCTGCTGGCTACTCGCAGTTTTGGCCGCTCATCGCTTCCTTGCCCGCCTTCGCCATCTCTTCCGGCGACATGTCCTTGATGTGGGTGGCGATCGACCACTGGTGGCCGAACGGGTCGATCACGACGCCGTAGCGGTCGCCCCAGAACATGTCGGCGATCGGCATCTTGACGGTGGCGCCGGCGTCGACGGCCTGCTTGAAGATCGCGTCGGCATCGGTGACGTACATGTGGATCGCGACCGGCGAGCCGCCCAGCATCTTCGGCCCCTTGCCGCCCCACTGCGGAAACTCGTCCACCAGCATGATGTGCGAATCGCCGATCTTCATCTGTGCGTGCATGATCTTGCCGTCCGGGCCGAGCATGCGGCCGCCTTCGACGGCATTGAACGCCTTTTTGTAGAACTCGATCGCCTCGGCCGCGCCGGCGCAGATCAGGTGCGGGGTGATGGTGTGCATTCCTTCAGGGATTGGCTTGACGGTTGTTGCCATGGTTATTCTCCTGGTCGAAAAGTGAGCGGACGATCAGGATAGCGCAATCGCGCCATGAATTGTGTATGTTTTGGCAGCAAATTAGATGGCGCGGCGGCGCCGGAATACCGGGGTCTGGTCCGGCGGACCTGACCCCATTTTCAGCACTACTGCAAGCGCTTCTGCAGCAGCGCCAGCACCGCCGCCTCTTCCGGCGACAGCGTGTGCAAGCCATCGACCAGCTGGCGCGTGGCGCGCTCGCGCAGCGCGTCGAGGATGGTGCCGTCGAGGTAAGCGTCGAGGACGGCCGGATGCACGTAGCACTTGCGGCAGATGGTCGGCGTGTTGCCCAGCTTTTGCGCCACCGATTCGATCGCCTGCACGATGTTCTTCTTGGCCTGCGCCTCCGAATCGAACTTCTCGAATTCCTGCAGCGCCAGCGCGGCCAGCACCGTGCCGGACCAGGTGCGGAAGTCCTTGGCAGTGTAGTCCTCGCCGGTGATCGAACGCAGGTACTCGTTGACGTCGGCCGAATCGACGCTGTGCTGCTCGCCATCGTCGTCGAGGTACTGGAACAATTCCTGGCCCGGCAGCTCGCGCGTGCGCGCGATGATCTTCGCCAGGCGCCGGTCCTCCAGTTTGATGGTGTGGAACACGCCGCTCTTGCCGCGGAAGCGGAACTCGA
This window of the Massilia sp. R2A-15 genome carries:
- a CDS encoding VOC family protein encodes the protein MATTVKPIPEGMHTITPHLICAGAAEAIEFYKKAFNAVEGGRMLGPDGKIMHAQMKIGDSHIMLVDEFPQWGGKGPKMLGGSPVAIHMYVTDADAIFKQAVDAGATVKMPIADMFWGDRYGVVIDPFGHQWSIATHIKDMSPEEMAKAGKEAMSGQNCE